The Martelella sp. AD-3 genome includes a region encoding these proteins:
- a CDS encoding YrhK family protein, with product MPHMFVNRPRIHDFVADDPDNRKNFRWETINAAAYQLGGLVFIFGSICFFPALSAYADLGAWTFFFGSLLYLLVTGHDLIEVFIHARERESVATLWDRLEFWAAWTYVAGTLLFVAGSIFFLSSVGWETAGAWCFIIGSVLFVGGAVINVIQIVQADDLVTLQMMNLTAVAFVVGSTLFAVASIPYLWEVSSPADEVRIDGFLAWQYLVGSGLFFIGGLLNYRRAYRIVAQALGKPTLYASHPMKPLAPRRKKPWER from the coding sequence ATGCCGCATATGTTCGTCAACCGACCGCGTATACATGATTTCGTCGCTGACGATCCCGACAACAGAAAGAACTTCCGCTGGGAGACCATCAATGCCGCCGCCTATCAGCTGGGCGGTCTGGTGTTCATCTTCGGCAGCATCTGTTTCTTCCCGGCGCTTTCCGCCTACGCCGATCTCGGCGCCTGGACCTTCTTTTTCGGTTCGCTGCTCTATCTCCTGGTCACCGGTCACGATCTGATCGAGGTGTTCATCCATGCCCGCGAGCGCGAGAGCGTTGCCACACTTTGGGACCGGCTGGAGTTCTGGGCGGCGTGGACCTATGTCGCCGGCACGCTGCTTTTCGTCGCCGGCAGCATCTTCTTCCTGTCGTCCGTCGGCTGGGAAACGGCCGGCGCCTGGTGTTTCATCATCGGCAGCGTTCTGTTCGTCGGCGGCGCGGTCATCAACGTCATCCAGATCGTCCAGGCCGACGATCTCGTGACGCTTCAGATGATGAACCTGACCGCGGTCGCCTTCGTCGTCGGATCGACACTCTTCGCCGTCGCCTCGATCCCCTATCTCTGGGAGGTTTCGAGCCCTGCCGACGAGGTCAGGATCGACGGTTTTCTCGCCTGGCAGTATCTCGTCGGAAGCGGATTGTTCTTCATCGGCGGCCTGCTCAATTATCGCCGCGCCTACCGCATCGTGGCCCAGGCGCTCGGCAAGCCGACCCTCTATGCCAGCCATCCGATGAAGCCCCTGGCGCCGCGCAGGAAGAAGCCCTGGGAGCGCTAG
- a CDS encoding cyclopropane-fatty-acyl-phospholipid synthase family protein codes for MASPLFNLIDKIIKTGTLRIKTETGEITTFGDGSGEPVAVRFTDRQAQDLVASDPALTLGEMYMQGRFLMEEGDIYDFLSLVRRNTLDIVFSPMMAAKLFWRTGLAQISTRLPINRNRKNVSHHYDLTPPLFSLFLDEDWQYSCAYFDPPDISLDEAQLAKKRHIAAKLRLNEGQRVLEIGSGWGGLSMYLAEMAGVDCTGITLSHEQHDISEDRAAKRGLSDRVRFKLQDYRTMKAKPFDRIVSVGMFEHVGIGRYRNFFDKCFELLDDDGVMVLHSIGRDIAGHGHTNPFIEKYIFPGGYIPSLAEVLPAVEKSGLLVRDIEILQMHYAHTLRAWRQRFVSRKEEAIRLYDEQFFRMWEFYLAGSEMAFEWDKMFVFQMQLSKSQFATPNNRRYMFEAEEKLKAAEATRAPLEPVEFD; via the coding sequence ATGGCTTCGCCGCTGTTCAACCTGATCGACAAGATCATCAAAACCGGAACACTCAGGATCAAGACGGAAACGGGAGAGATCACCACATTCGGAGACGGTTCCGGCGAACCCGTCGCTGTCCGCTTCACAGACAGGCAGGCCCAGGATCTCGTCGCGAGCGACCCGGCTCTCACGCTCGGCGAGATGTACATGCAGGGGCGCTTCCTGATGGAGGAGGGCGATATCTACGATTTCCTCTCGCTCGTCCGGCGCAATACGCTCGATATCGTCTTCAGTCCCATGATGGCGGCGAAACTGTTCTGGCGTACCGGCCTCGCCCAGATCAGCACGCGCCTGCCGATCAACAGGAACCGCAAGAATGTCTCGCATCACTACGATCTGACGCCACCCTTGTTCAGCCTGTTTCTGGACGAGGACTGGCAGTATTCCTGCGCCTATTTCGATCCGCCGGACATTTCGCTCGATGAGGCGCAGCTTGCCAAGAAGCGCCACATCGCCGCGAAACTGCGCCTCAATGAAGGCCAGCGCGTTCTCGAGATCGGTTCGGGCTGGGGCGGGCTGAGCATGTATCTCGCCGAGATGGCCGGCGTCGACTGCACCGGCATCACGCTCTCCCATGAGCAGCATGACATCTCGGAGGATCGCGCGGCCAAGCGCGGGCTTTCCGACAGGGTGCGCTTTAAGCTGCAGGACTACCGCACCATGAAGGCCAAGCCCTTCGACCGGATCGTCTCGGTCGGCATGTTCGAACATGTGGGCATCGGCCGCTACAGGAACTTTTTCGACAAGTGCTTCGAGCTCCTCGATGACGATGGCGTCATGGTGCTGCACTCGATCGGGCGCGACATCGCTGGCCATGGCCACACCAACCCCTTCATCGAGAAATACATCTTCCCCGGCGGCTACATTCCTTCGCTTGCGGAAGTGCTGCCGGCGGTGGAAAAATCCGGCCTTCTCGTGCGCGACATCGAAATCCTGCAGATGCATTATGCCCACACGCTGCGCGCCTGGCGCCAGCGCTTCGTTTCCCGCAAGGAGGAAGCGATCAGGCTTTATGACGAGCAGTTCTTCCGCATGTGGGAATTCTATCTCGCGGGTTCGGAAATGGCCTTCGAATGGGACAAGATGTTCGTCTTCCAGATGCAGTTGTCGAAGAGCCAGTTTGCCACGCCGAACAACCGCCGTTATATGTTCGAGGCCGAGGAGAAGCTCAAGGCCGCGGAAGCGACCAGGGCGCCTCTCGAACCGGTCGAATTCGACTGA
- a CDS encoding GNAT family N-acetyltransferase codes for MQRDLQRESQSRLSRERLRPDSQRRDCPVLLSQRLVLRAPHEDDIDAIAHLADNDKIATMVSRMPHPYTTADAAKFVERTKEGAIGNCVYAITKTENGEFIGCCGIENIPDDDSVVEIGYWLGEPYWGKGYTTEAAQVLIDMVFRTRNEVDHIDARCRVVNARSRRVLHKCGFQFQGPGMVQSLAIGGSVAVEWYRLERRNWMSLKSWGGQR; via the coding sequence ATGCAAAGGGATCTACAAAGGGAGAGCCAATCCCGGCTTTCCAGAGAGCGGCTGAGGCCGGATAGTCAAAGGCGGGATTGCCCCGTTCTTCTCTCGCAAAGGCTCGTCCTCAGAGCCCCGCACGAAGATGACATTGACGCCATTGCCCATCTCGCCGACAACGACAAGATCGCGACCATGGTGTCGCGCATGCCGCATCCCTATACGACAGCCGATGCCGCCAAGTTCGTGGAGCGAACCAAAGAGGGCGCGATCGGCAATTGCGTCTATGCCATCACGAAAACGGAAAACGGCGAATTCATCGGCTGCTGCGGCATCGAGAACATCCCCGATGACGACAGCGTGGTCGAGATCGGCTACTGGCTGGGCGAACCCTATTGGGGCAAGGGCTACACCACGGAAGCCGCCCAGGTGTTGATCGACATGGTCTTCCGCACGAGGAACGAGGTCGACCATATCGATGCGCGCTGCCGGGTGGTCAACGCGCGCTCGCGGCGGGTGCTGCACAAGTGCGGCTTCCAGTTCCAGGGACCCGGCATGGTGCAGTCGCTCGCCATCGGCGGCTCGGTCGCGGTCGAATGGTACCGGCTGGAACGGCGCAACTGGATGTCGCTGAAGAGCTGGGGAGGACAGAGATGA
- the rpmA gene encoding 50S ribosomal protein L27, translating into MAHKKAGGSSRNGRDSESKRLGVKKFGGENVIPGNIIIRQRGTKWHPGDNVGMGKDHTIFAKIEGNVTFRARANGRMYVSVAPKQAEAAE; encoded by the coding sequence ATGGCACATAAAAAAGCTGGCGGTTCGTCGCGCAACGGTCGCGATTCTGAGTCCAAGCGCCTTGGCGTGAAGAAGTTCGGTGGCGAGAACGTCATTCCGGGCAACATCATCATTCGTCAGCGCGGCACCAAGTGGCATCCCGGCGACAATGTCGGCATGGGCAAGGACCACACTATTTTCGCCAAGATTGAAGGCAATGTGACGTTCCGTGCGCGCGCCAACGGCCGCATGTACGTGTCCGTGGCGCCGAAACAGGCAGAAGCAGCGGAATAA
- the rplU gene encoding 50S ribosomal protein L21: MFAVIKTGGKQYRVNAEDTLRIEKLDAEAGATVEFSDVLVVGEGADAKIGAPFVKGAVVKAEVVEQTRNRKVIAFKKRRRQNSKRSRGHRQHVTVVKITDIVAG, encoded by the coding sequence ATGTTCGCAGTCATCAAGACCGGCGGTAAGCAGTACCGCGTGAATGCCGAAGACACGCTGCGCATCGAAAAGCTCGATGCCGAAGCAGGCGCTACGGTTGAGTTTTCCGACGTTCTCGTTGTCGGCGAAGGCGCTGACGCCAAGATCGGCGCTCCCTTCGTCAAGGGCGCAGTCGTCAAGGCGGAAGTCGTTGAGCAGACCCGTAACCGCAAGGTTATCGCGTTCAAGAAGCGTCGTCGCCAGAACTCCAAGCGTTCGCGCGGTCATCGCCAGCACGTCACGGTCGTGAAGATCACCGACATCGTCGCCGGCTGA
- a CDS encoding acetoin reductase, with product MRVTSVSLSCRRMQRKVIMSLKGKVALVTGSSQGIGRGIALRLAADGADIALVDIQAEKLAAVKSEVEALGAKATTFEADVSKRDQVYAAIDDAEQKLGGFDVMVNNAGIAQVKPLADVTPEDTDRIFRINVDGVLWGIQAAAKKFIERGQKGKIINASSIAGHDGFEMLGIYSATKFAVRALTQAAAKEYASQGITVNAYCPGIVGTDMWVEIDERFSELTGAPKGETYKKYVDGIALGRAQTPEDVAALVAFFASSDSDYITGQSFLTDGGIVYR from the coding sequence ATGCGTGTGACCAGTGTCTCACTGTCATGCCGCAGAATGCAAAGGAAGGTTATCATGTCCCTCAAAGGTAAAGTCGCGTTGGTCACGGGATCAAGTCAGGGTATCGGGCGCGGTATCGCGTTGCGTCTGGCCGCGGATGGCGCGGATATCGCTCTGGTCGACATTCAGGCCGAGAAGCTCGCAGCGGTCAAGTCCGAGGTCGAGGCGCTCGGGGCGAAGGCCACAACGTTTGAAGCCGATGTGAGCAAGCGCGACCAGGTCTATGCCGCCATTGATGATGCCGAGCAAAAGCTGGGCGGCTTTGATGTGATGGTCAACAACGCCGGCATTGCGCAGGTGAAGCCGCTCGCCGATGTCACGCCGGAAGACACGGACCGTATCTTCCGCATCAATGTTGACGGCGTGCTCTGGGGTATTCAGGCGGCAGCGAAGAAATTCATCGAGCGCGGCCAGAAGGGCAAGATCATCAATGCCTCTTCCATTGCGGGACATGATGGATTCGAAATGCTTGGCATATATTCCGCGACGAAGTTCGCTGTTCGGGCTCTGACGCAGGCCGCCGCCAAGGAATATGCAAGCCAGGGCATCACGGTGAATGCCTATTGCCCGGGTATTGTGGGCACTGACATGTGGGTCGAGATCGACGAGCGCTTTTCGGAGCTTACCGGCGCGCCCAAGGGCGAAACCTATAAGAAATATGTCGATGGCATTGCGCTTGGACGCGCGCAAACGCCTGAAGATGTTGCGGCGCTGGTCGCTTTCTTTGCAAGCAGTGACTCCGACTACATTACCGGTCAGTCATTTCTGACCGATGGCGGGATTGTCTATCGCTGA
- a CDS encoding DUF6101 family protein, whose translation MTNSQVKRGNEEPVLRIDPAQFPQKFSYVAKRAETRIGVKLDQRGAVVRRNLPSSNLPFSIALPGRAFKGVAARAVAHADGGITVTLELHHADPELCIPLLVAHDLSEIVADWQDWALLYDIPMMMVEADGIARPVDCKPHQAVAANDDAAGPARRAAARSIKRLAMRLSDCPIGVKMTVKGRAVAA comes from the coding sequence ATGACGAATTCGCAGGTCAAGAGGGGCAATGAGGAACCGGTTCTCAGGATAGATCCGGCGCAGTTCCCGCAGAAGTTCTCCTATGTCGCCAAGAGGGCCGAAACCCGTATCGGCGTCAAGCTCGATCAGCGCGGCGCCGTTGTCCGCCGCAACCTGCCTTCCAGCAACCTGCCCTTCTCCATCGCGCTTCCGGGCCGTGCCTTCAAGGGCGTTGCCGCCCGCGCCGTTGCCCACGCCGATGGCGGCATCACGGTGACGCTGGAGCTGCACCATGCGGATCCGGAACTCTGCATTCCGCTGCTTGTCGCCCATGATCTGAGCGAAATTGTGGCCGACTGGCAGGACTGGGCGCTGCTCTACGATATCCCGATGATGATGGTGGAAGCCGATGGCATCGCCCGTCCGGTCGATTGCAAGCCGCACCAGGCCGTTGCCGCCAATGACGATGCGGCAGGTCCCGCTCGCCGGGCCGCGGCCCGCAGCATCAAGCGCCTTGCCATGCGGCTCAGCGACTGCCCGATCGGCGTGAAGATGACGGTCAAGGGCCGCGCGGTCGCCGCGTAA
- a CDS encoding GNAT family N-acetyltransferase, with protein sequence MSLDLQERQKTATIDTERLCLRPLRAEDAEAITGVLSDFSVTRMLSRPPYPFTLDDAEDWLEANADSSDRAWSFAITQPADRVLIGLVSIELRQGGYHLGYWLNRYYWGRGFMSEAASALVARFFAEKGAVTLNSGAMAENAGSLKVQQRLGFQVTGLREIYAASRGAMVQEVTTALTPDYFRPYHFG encoded by the coding sequence ATGAGCCTTGACCTGCAAGAGCGACAGAAGACCGCGACCATCGACACCGAGAGGCTTTGCCTGCGGCCGCTTCGTGCTGAAGATGCGGAGGCGATTACCGGCGTGCTCTCCGATTTTTCGGTAACCCGCATGCTGTCGCGTCCGCCCTACCCGTTCACGCTCGATGATGCCGAGGACTGGCTTGAGGCCAACGCCGACAGCAGCGACCGGGCATGGTCCTTCGCCATCACCCAGCCGGCAGACCGGGTGCTGATCGGCCTCGTCTCCATCGAGCTCAGGCAGGGCGGTTACCACCTCGGCTACTGGCTGAACCGCTACTACTGGGGTCGCGGCTTCATGAGCGAGGCGGCCTCCGCCCTGGTGGCCCGCTTCTTTGCCGAGAAGGGCGCGGTCACGCTCAACTCCGGGGCCATGGCCGAAAACGCAGGCTCGCTGAAGGTCCAGCAGCGCCTCGGCTTTCAGGTCACGGGCCTCAGGGAGATCTATGCCGCAAGCCGCGGTGCGATGGTCCAGGAAGTCACGACGGCGCTGACGCCGGACTATTTCCGCCCCTATCACTTCGGCTGA
- a CDS encoding FMN-binding glutamate synthase family protein — protein MVDMLLRCIVPIAAAFFTVVALATGWFWILLFTVPALAVSAYDWFQSSWTITRNYPVLGRIRWMALSLRPFIRAYAVEDDTHGTPYSYAARELIKTRSHGLPDTIPFGTELELYSDPHHWISHSMAPERNPDLSPRIMVGNAQASKPYSASILNISAMSFGALSANAVKAMNIGARDGGFYQDTGEGGLSRHHLEHGGDLVWEIGSGYFGARDKDGRFDPEMFRDKAANDAVKMTEIKVSQGAKPGHGGMLLGSKVTPEIAEVRGVPVYQNCLSPRGHSAFSTPAQMLHFAATMRELSGGKPVGIKFCVGQPHEPFALVKAMLTTGIYPDFIVIDGAEGGTGAAPLELADWVGMPLWDGLVLMRNALVGAGVKKHVRLAASGKVFSGMGLAHNLALGADWCNAARAFMMSVGCIQAQRCHTGTCPTGVTTQDKWRQRALVPEEQGHHAARFHKKTLEALADIVAACGFAHPQDLQPHHIMHRIGSHDSVPLDKLHPFLAEGVLLSDPDSTIYADWWRAASSDSFRPVEDLVRIRANNG, from the coding sequence ATGGTTGACATGCTTTTGCGGTGCATCGTGCCGATCGCGGCCGCTTTCTTCACGGTTGTGGCGCTCGCGACGGGATGGTTCTGGATCCTCTTGTTCACGGTTCCGGCTCTGGCGGTCTCGGCTTATGACTGGTTCCAGTCGTCATGGACAATTACCCGCAACTATCCCGTTCTGGGTCGCATCCGCTGGATGGCTCTTTCGCTGCGTCCCTTCATCCGCGCCTATGCGGTTGAGGACGATACCCATGGGACGCCCTATTCCTATGCGGCGCGCGAACTGATCAAGACGCGCTCGCACGGGCTTCCCGATACCATTCCCTTCGGGACGGAACTCGAACTCTATTCCGATCCGCATCACTGGATTTCCCATTCCATGGCGCCGGAGCGTAATCCGGATCTCTCACCGCGCATCATGGTCGGCAACGCGCAGGCGTCGAAGCCCTATTCGGCCTCGATCCTCAACATCTCGGCGATGAGTTTCGGCGCGCTGTCGGCCAATGCCGTCAAGGCGATGAACATCGGCGCGCGCGACGGCGGCTTTTATCAGGATACCGGCGAGGGCGGTCTGAGCCGTCATCACCTGGAGCATGGCGGCGATCTCGTCTGGGAGATCGGTTCGGGCTATTTCGGCGCGCGCGACAAGGACGGCCGGTTCGATCCGGAGATGTTCCGCGACAAGGCGGCGAACGACGCGGTGAAGATGACCGAGATCAAGGTCAGCCAGGGCGCCAAGCCCGGGCATGGCGGCATGCTTCTGGGCTCCAAGGTGACGCCCGAAATCGCCGAGGTCCGCGGTGTTCCGGTCTATCAGAACTGTCTGTCGCCGCGCGGCCACTCCGCCTTCTCGACGCCCGCGCAGATGCTGCATTTTGCCGCCACGATGCGCGAGCTCTCCGGCGGCAAGCCGGTCGGGATCAAGTTCTGCGTGGGGCAGCCGCACGAGCCTTTCGCGCTCGTCAAGGCGATGCTCACGACCGGCATCTATCCCGACTTCATCGTCATCGACGGGGCGGAGGGCGGCACGGGCGCCGCGCCGCTGGAACTTGCCGACTGGGTCGGCATGCCGCTCTGGGACGGGCTGGTGCTGATGCGCAACGCCCTCGTCGGCGCGGGCGTGAAGAAACATGTGCGGCTTGCGGCCAGCGGCAAGGTGTTCTCCGGCATGGGGCTTGCCCACAACCTCGCCCTTGGCGCGGACTGGTGCAACGCCGCGCGCGCCTTCATGATGTCTGTCGGCTGCATCCAGGCCCAGCGCTGTCACACCGGCACCTGTCCCACCGGCGTGACCACCCAGGACAAGTGGCGCCAGCGCGCGCTCGTGCCGGAGGAACAGGGGCATCACGCCGCCCGGTTCCACAAGAAGACGCTCGAGGCGCTGGCCGATATCGTCGCCGCCTGCGGCTTTGCCCATCCCCAGGACCTTCAGCCGCACCACATCATGCACCGCATCGGCTCGCATGATTCCGTGCCGCTCGACAAGCTTCATCCCTTCCTCGCCGAAGGCGTGTTGTTGTCGGATCCGGACTCGACGATCTATGCCGACTGGTGGCGCGCGGCAAGTTCCGACAGTTTCCGTCCCGTGGAGGACCTCGTTCGCATCAGGGCGAACAACGGCTAG
- a CDS encoding isoaspartyl peptidase/L-asparaginase family protein, with amino-acid sequence MRYSLAVHGGAGTILKSKMTAEKEAAYHAGLRRALEAGEAVLKDGGPALDAVTAAVCALEDEPLFNAGRGAVFTDHGEQEMDAAVMDGRDRRAGAVAGIFGPKNPVRAARAVMENTVHVCMTGPNALEIARKAGLEFGDKDYFFTEARWNALQETLKMKAKGEDDADPARRHGTVGAVACDNDGNLAAATSTGGWTGKAKGRIGDTPVIGAGTYADNATCAVSGTGHGEIFIRWTAASEIAARMRYKGESLEDAARHVVMVDLGENDGSGGVIAVDREGNIALPFNSEGMYRGHVRAGEEAVTAIYR; translated from the coding sequence GCGCTATTCTCTGGCGGTCCATGGCGGGGCCGGAACCATTTTGAAATCGAAGATGACGGCGGAAAAGGAAGCGGCCTATCACGCTGGCCTGCGTCGCGCGCTCGAAGCGGGCGAGGCGGTGCTGAAGGATGGCGGACCGGCCCTCGATGCTGTCACCGCAGCCGTTTGCGCGCTTGAGGATGAGCCGCTGTTCAATGCCGGACGCGGCGCGGTTTTTACCGATCACGGCGAACAGGAGATGGATGCTGCCGTCATGGACGGCCGTGACCGCAGGGCCGGCGCCGTCGCCGGCATTTTCGGACCGAAGAACCCGGTGCGCGCGGCCCGCGCGGTGATGGAAAACACCGTCCATGTGTGCATGACCGGCCCGAACGCGCTGGAAATTGCCCGCAAGGCCGGCCTGGAGTTCGGCGACAAGGACTATTTCTTCACCGAGGCCCGCTGGAATGCGCTTCAGGAAACCCTGAAGATGAAGGCCAAGGGCGAGGATGACGCCGACCCGGCGCGCCGTCACGGCACGGTCGGCGCGGTGGCTTGCGACAATGACGGCAATCTGGCCGCCGCCACCTCCACCGGCGGCTGGACCGGCAAGGCCAAGGGCCGAATCGGCGATACGCCGGTGATCGGCGCCGGCACCTATGCCGACAATGCCACATGCGCTGTTTCCGGCACTGGCCATGGCGAAATCTTCATCCGCTGGACGGCGGCCTCCGAGATCGCGGCCCGCATGCGCTACAAGGGCGAAAGCCTGGAAGACGCGGCGCGCCATGTCGTGATGGTCGATCTCGGCGAAAACGACGGCTCCGGCGGTGTCATCGCCGTCGACCGCGAAGGCAACATCGCCCTGCCGTTCAATTCGGAAGGCATGTATCGCGGCCATGTCCGCGCCGGCGAGGAAGCGGTCACCGCGATCTATCGCTGA
- the ubiA gene encoding 4-hydroxybenzoate octaprenyltransferase, producing the protein MGTTTEDNGRVFDAPSDNFVYNLLPRRLWPYAQLARWDRPIGWQLLMWPCFWSAAMAAAVTAEANAFRPGQFIAHLLLFFIGAVAMRGAGCTYNDLVDHDIDNQVARTRSRPLPSGRVTRRQAKIFILLQALTGLAVLLSFNLFTVLLGFASLAFVAIYPFAKRFTDWPQLFLGLAFSWGGLVGWAAVFGSLSLPAVLVYLAAIVWTIGYDTIYAHQDKEDDALIGVRSTALLFGKKTKPWLVLFYAAMLALLVVACLVAGLGWAAFAGLLAAGAMLFYQIAVLDIDDGAQCLKLFKFNSRVGLVVFLGLVAAIFLA; encoded by the coding sequence ATGGGCACGACCACAGAGGATAACGGCCGCGTTTTCGACGCTCCGTCGGATAATTTCGTCTACAACCTTTTGCCACGCCGGCTTTGGCCCTATGCCCAGCTTGCCCGCTGGGACCGGCCGATCGGCTGGCAATTGCTGATGTGGCCGTGCTTCTGGTCGGCGGCTATGGCGGCGGCCGTGACGGCCGAGGCCAACGCCTTCCGGCCCGGCCAGTTCATCGCCCATCTCCTGCTGTTCTTCATCGGAGCGGTTGCCATGCGCGGGGCGGGCTGCACCTATAATGACCTTGTCGATCACGATATCGACAATCAGGTGGCGCGCACGCGCTCGCGTCCCCTGCCGTCCGGCCGCGTCACCCGGCGGCAGGCGAAGATCTTCATTCTGCTGCAGGCGCTGACCGGCCTTGCCGTTTTGCTGTCGTTCAACCTGTTCACGGTTCTGCTCGGCTTCGCCTCGCTGGCATTCGTGGCGATCTACCCCTTCGCCAAACGGTTCACCGACTGGCCGCAGCTTTTCCTGGGGCTGGCCTTTTCCTGGGGCGGGCTTGTTGGCTGGGCGGCCGTGTTCGGATCGCTCTCCTTGCCGGCGGTGCTGGTCTATCTCGCCGCAATCGTCTGGACCATCGGTTACGACACGATCTATGCCCATCAGGACAAGGAGGATGACGCGCTCATCGGGGTGCGCTCCACCGCGCTGCTGTTCGGGAAAAAGACGAAACCCTGGCTCGTCCTCTTCTATGCCGCCATGCTGGCCCTGCTTGTCGTCGCCTGTCTTGTCGCCGGCCTCGGCTGGGCCGCGTTCGCCGGCCTTCTGGCGGCAGGCGCCATGCTGTTCTACCAGATCGCCGTGCTCGATATCGATGACGGCGCGCAGTGCCTCAAACTGTTCAAGTTCAACAGCCGCGTCGGCCTGGTGGTTTTCCTCGGCCTCGTGGCCGCGATTTTCCTCGCCTGA
- a CDS encoding DUF6880 family protein produces the protein MAKKTTLNAKNLEALGAKRLAELLIEISTGSAAHKRRLRLELAGEQSSGEMAREIRKHLTRIQRARSFINWRKVKKLKADLETQRSAITEKLEPQDPDEAFELIWRFLHLSDSIFARSDDGSGSLVESFHLACVDAGRIAKASETSPETLAEKVFQALRDNGYGQYDPLIEAMLPALGADGLARLKELSTQWLDETGQEKPRREGRIIGMSQNGPLYEDEVYNRHDDLSARIALEVIADAEGDVDAYIALQTEEAKRSPMIAASMAERLLEAGRAGEALTRLDRAAPKKDRLLPVLEWERARADALEALGRGDEAQDFRWQCFEASLEQQHLRDYLKRLPDFDDIEAEEKAMSWVATYPNVHQALLFFMEWPALREANALVLDRCGEIDGNYYELLTPASETLKEKYPLAATLLLRAMIDFSLTNARSSRYKHAARHVIACEALAAQIADFGSADLHHNYLTKLRRDHGRKTGFWTAVERLY, from the coding sequence ATGGCCAAGAAGACAACGCTAAACGCGAAGAACCTGGAAGCGCTCGGCGCAAAGCGGCTGGCGGAGCTCTTGATCGAAATCTCGACCGGAAGCGCTGCCCATAAACGGCGGTTGCGCCTGGAACTTGCAGGCGAACAGAGCAGTGGCGAGATGGCCCGGGAAATCCGCAAGCACCTCACCCGCATACAGCGCGCCCGCAGCTTCATAAACTGGAGGAAGGTCAAGAAGCTGAAAGCGGACCTCGAAACCCAACGTTCGGCCATCACTGAGAAACTTGAACCTCAAGACCCTGACGAAGCGTTCGAACTGATCTGGCGCTTTCTGCACCTGTCCGATTCCATCTTCGCACGTTCCGATGATGGCAGCGGTTCGCTCGTCGAGAGCTTTCACCTCGCCTGTGTCGATGCCGGGCGCATCGCAAAGGCATCGGAGACATCCCCTGAAACATTGGCGGAAAAGGTATTTCAGGCGCTGCGCGACAATGGCTACGGTCAATATGATCCGCTGATCGAGGCAATGCTACCGGCGCTCGGCGCTGACGGACTCGCACGCCTGAAAGAACTTTCCACTCAATGGCTCGACGAAACCGGACAGGAAAAGCCCCGGCGCGAAGGCCGGATCATCGGCATGAGCCAGAACGGACCGCTTTACGAGGATGAGGTCTATAACCGTCACGATGATCTGTCCGCCCGCATCGCGCTGGAAGTCATTGCCGATGCCGAGGGCGACGTCGATGCCTATATCGCGCTGCAGACCGAAGAAGCCAAGCGCTCGCCGATGATCGCCGCAAGTATGGCGGAACGGCTGCTTGAAGCCGGCAGAGCCGGAGAAGCACTGACACGGCTCGACCGGGCAGCACCGAAGAAAGACCGGCTTTTGCCGGTTCTGGAATGGGAACGGGCACGCGCCGATGCGCTTGAGGCACTGGGCCGCGGCGACGAGGCGCAGGACTTCAGATGGCAGTGTTTTGAAGCATCGCTCGAACAGCAGCATCTCCGCGACTATCTGAAACGCTTGCCCGATTTTGATGACATCGAGGCGGAAGAAAAAGCGATGTCCTGGGTCGCGACGTATCCGAACGTGCATCAAGCCCTGCTGTTCTTCATGGAATGGCCGGCGCTTCGCGAGGCCAATGCGCTAGTCCTCGATCGTTGTGGTGAAATCGACGGCAACTATTACGAGCTTCTGACGCCGGCCAGCGAAACGCTGAAGGAGAAATACCCGCTTGCGGCGACATTGCTGCTCAGAGCCATGATCGACTTCAGTCTCACAAACGCCCGTTCCAGCCGCTACAAGCATGCAGCCAGACACGTGATCGCGTGCGAAGCGCTTGCAGCGCAGATTGCCGATTTCGGGTCGGCTGACTTACATCATAACTATCTGACAAAGCTGCGGCGCGACCACGGCAGAAAAACGGGCTTTTGGACGGCGGTGGAGCGGCTTTACTGA